TTGCATAATTCACACCATAGGCGCTATCCTGTGCCACAACAGCATTCGAAGCCAGCATACCCAATACAAGCAGCATAACTGACGTACGCTTTACATACTTCATTTATGATAAATAATAAATTGGTGAATTATTCTTGCGATAGGAAGAATTCATTCATCCGGTTCTGTATCCAAAAACCCGGGACACTTTCACTTGTGTTGTTCTTGCGTTTCTGGCAGGTCTTCTGACTTACTCCCGTGTCTGAACGCCTTCCCATCCCTGATCGGGACAGTGGCATTGGGTTATTTGTTCAGCACGTAGGCGGAGCTTACAGCAGCGGGTCTGTTCAGGACTTTCACCTGATTCCCTTTTCATTCCGATCGCGAGACCTCGTGATCGGAACACCAAAAATCGGATGCAAAGATAGCTCTTTTTGTATAATAAGAATAATAAAAATGATGGGATATAGTTTTTATCTATAAGGTTGATTTTTAATTGCAAATATTTGATAAATGACTTAAGTTTCACATATAACTTTGAAGTGTATGCAACTTATGAAACTTGAATAAATCATAGTTTTATTCTAATGGAAGAGCCTCATCAAATCATCCATTTCTGCCCAGTATATATGTGTATATCCGGCAATTGCATTCTTATAGCGTAATAGTTTCGTATCAACCGGAATACCTTTGGCATTGTATTGAGTGATGAAACTTTCTTCATTTCCGGAAACGGACGAGTAATGAAATTCATGTCCCTTCACACAGATACCATTCGATGTGAATTGCCGGTACCCCAGTGTGAGTTTCATTGCTTCCATACTGGCTTTTTGTTTAAAAATATTAACCATGGGATACTCTTTTCCGGTTTTATCGGCAATGCAGGATGAAAGGTACATCATCCCTCCGCACTCAGCCAGCAGTCGTCCTCCCTGCTCTACATAACGGCGGATGCTCTCCAGCATAGATGTGTTCTCACTTAATTTGTCGGGATATAATTCCGGATATCCACCCGGAAGGTATATAAAATCGGCATCAGGTAGTTCCTGATCGTGCATCGGACTGAAAAAAGTGACCGTTCCTCTCTTTTTCAGATACTCGATATTTTCATGGTAGTAAAAAGCAAAAGCTTCGTCAGTGGCGACAGCGGATTTTAACACTTTGCGGTGTGATACCGCGTTTTCCTTTGAGAGAACAGGCGAAGTTAAGCTTTTCCGGGTCATCTCCAGTATCTCATCAATAGGGAGATGCTGCTCCATAAAATTGCCCGCTTTCTCTGCAAACTCATCCAAAAGCAGGTTGCTGTCGATACTCAATCCGAGATGACGCGACGGAATCTCCAGATCGTTGTTTTTCGGCAGACGTCCCAATGCGGGTATACCCACGTCGTTACAGGCATCCTGTAAGAACCGGTAATGACTGTCGGAATTGACCATATTAAAAATAACACCTGCAATGGATATGTTTTTGTGAAAGTTCTTGAAGCCGTACAGGATGGGTGCAACGGAGTAAGCCATCGATTTGGGAGTCAGCACCAATATAATAGGGATATCGAGCACCTCTGC
This window of the Proteiniphilum saccharofermentans genome carries:
- a CDS encoding cobyrinate a,c-diamide synthase, producing MARYQFLIGASSSGSGKTTLTIGLLRAFKNRGLQVQPFKCGPDYIDTKFHELAAGKPSINLDLFLSSQEHVKQLYSTYTSGCDIALTEGVMGLFDGFDKWQGSGAHIAEVLDIPIILVLTPKSMAYSVAPILYGFKNFHKNISIAGVIFNMVNSDSHYRFLQDACNDVGIPALGRLPKNNDLEIPSRHLGLSIDSNLLLDEFAEKAGNFMEQHLPIDEILEMTRKSLTSPVLSKENAVSHRKVLKSAVATDEAFAFYYHENIEYLKKRGTVTFFSPMHDQELPDADFIYLPGGYPELYPDKLSENTSMLESIRRYVEQGGRLLAECGGMMYLSSCIADKTGKEYPMVNIFKQKASMEAMKLTLGYRQFTSNGICVKGHEFHYSSVSGNEESFITQYNAKGIPVDTKLLRYKNAIAGYTHIYWAEMDDLMRLFH